In the Brettanomyces nanus chromosome 1, complete sequence genome, cttgtctcTCACGGCTTTTTCCCCAAAGACGGTCACCGGATACAAAAGATGGTCCATAGGCTTGGACGAAGTGTATTCGTATTGCTCGAAGAACAATCGATTTCTGTATTTGATGGGTATAACGTCTCTAATGACACCCACCTGACTGAAATCTGGTTCGTCTAGAACTGAGGCCGGACTCTGTTCTCTTTTAGCATCTTCGGCTTCCTTCTCTGCCGGATCGGTCGTCGTTCTATCCTTAATCTGTCGCTTGGCTATATCCATCTGTATCTTCATATTCGGTAACTCTACAAGCAATCCAACCACATCTCCGCTGTGAAACTCTTCTCCGTCTTTCAGGAACTTTGTAGGTTTACTCAAATGAACCTTCTGTCCATGTTCGTCTCTAAAACCGTATCCGTATCCATCGTACCCTACCGGAGTCTCTACACTTGCCTCTTTTCGACCAATACCAAACCTTACATTGCTTTCTCCATCGTTGCACTTCTCCAACTTGTATTCAAAATACCATTTTCCCTCTCTAATTCCCACGTTTGTCCTGCAACTTCGCCATCCTCTCATCACTGTAGCttcattcatctccttATTGATCAATAGATCTGGACACCTATCAAAGTATGATAATCTAACTCCATAGGGAGGAAGATCTGTTGTTGAGTACATTGTGGACTTGAAATATGGGTTTGGCCGACATGCCGTATACTTGAACCCTCTTTTATCGTAAGGCACCTCATCTGTGCTGTAGAACGGCCTACCATTAACGAtgtcctcttcttctaaagtAGGGGCTTTAGGTGGAGTGTCTAGATCATTTTGGGAATACGCAATTGGTCTCAAGCGCAGTATAACACGTTTTCTTTTGGCTGGTGATGTAGACGTCATTGGCAGAATGATACTCGTACTAAAGACACTTCTCCTTTGTTCCTCGTGTAAATCTTCGGCACTTAAAACTTGTGAGCCTGAAAAAGTTATAGTGAGCGAGCGACTCATACTAAAATCCGGGGTAAGGTTTTGTCTGTCTTAACGTTTTCCTTCATCTGGCTTCTTATCAATGTCACTCAAGCAGATCCAGTCTGTAAGTCGAAGGTACAACGTCTTTACGAGCATTAGAGTACCTCGTAAGGATGAGGTCGGTCTGGCGAAGCTGAGAGCTTCTATTAAGGATAATTTTGCTACAATTAGAGAGACCACTACTTGTGGATCGAGAATTCTCAATGATTACATATCTCCATTCAATTCCACAGTGGTTCGTCTTCTTGAACAATCTGGTACAACAACAATTGTGGGAAAGACCAACATGGATGAATTTGGTATGGGAAACTCCACTTTGAACTCTTTCTATGGGCCTACTTTGAATCCTTTGTATGTACAGGAAGAAGACATAGTTTCTGAGTacaaggagaagaaattttGGACTCCAAAGGCTAAAGCTGATTCTAAAGTTATCAATAAGTCAGTATTGTATGAAAAACCCCAAGATTCTGAGGGTTATGATGAGAACTCCTACTTGAAGCCTGTAATGAAGCAAAATTACACTATTGACAAGCAGATGAGAATAATAGGAGGCTCTTCAGGAGGTGCAGCAGCTTCTGTGGCGTTGgatttggttgattttGCGATAGGTTCGGATACTGGAGGATCGATTCGTCTTCCTGCATGTTATACATCGACGTTTGGATTCAAGCCTTCGTACGGACGTATATCCAGGTGGGGGTTGATCTCATACGCTCAATCGTTGGACACGGTTGGTATTATTTCCAAAAAGTTGCCTGTCATAGATAAAGTGTTTCGGATGCTAGATAGATACGATTCTGCAGACCCTACATCGTTGGCAGAGAATAAAAGAGTTCGAGAGGAAGGTAATTGGTATCCTGGTGGACGTAAAGTAAGAATAGGGGTTCCCGTGGAGTTTCGATTGGGAAATATGCGAGTTGAAATCAAACAGGAGTTGGTTGATCTCCTTACAAGGCTGAAGAGAAGTAAGCTTGTGGAGATATACCCTGTTTCTGTCCCTTCCATCAAATATTCCTTACCCACCTACTACACATTGGTGACCTCAGAAGCATCTTCGAACTTGAGTCGATTCGACGGTATCAGATACGGCTACAGAGCAGATGAGTTCTCTGAAACAGAGCCTGAATTTACAGTGACTAGATCTAAAGgctttggagaagaagtgaaaagaaggatcaCCTTAGGTACATTTTCACTATCCTCCTACGGATTTGATAGCCACTTCATGAAAGCCACCAAGCTTAGATCGATACTTATCAATGAATTcaattccatcttcatAGACAAGCATATGTTGTTACCGGAGACTAGTGGAAATAACAAAAAGGGTGTAGATTTCATTATATGTCCTACATCTGTGGATAAGCCTCCCTTGATCTCAGACTATTACAGTACTAGTCCTGTCGAGTCCTATTTGAACGATGTTATGACTATTCCGCCATCGTTGGCAGGACTTCCGACGATGAATGTTCCTTGTGGGAAATCGACAGGATTCCAATTGATTGGACAGTTTGGATGGGATTACAAAGTAATGAAATTTAGTGAGGTATTGGCAGAAGTTTGCCAGACTTGTATATAGATATTAGGTAAATTTTCAAACCGGTAGCACCCTCACTCCAGCCATCTTATCAATAACAGGAGCGACAATTGGATTGGATAAGATGGGTCCAATAAACGGCAAAGATCTAAGAAATTGCACCATAGTAGCAAAAAACTCACCGAAAAGACCGAGGATTCCAAAACTCTCGATAATGAACCCTATAAAAGAGTGCTTAAGTAGTATAAGAAGAATTCCAAATAGAAAGCATAGAGATCCTCGCAGTTTTTCGGTTCTACTGAAAAAATAGACTGTTTTGTGAGGGCCAATAATAAGAACAAGTCCTAATACGAAAAGAACGTTACCCATGGCCAAAAGAGCCGAGTCGAATAGTGCCATTATTCCTACTAGGAAGAGGACCACTCCTGAGGCAGTGAAGAAAACACCGAATTCTGGCTGTGTTAGTAGGAGCCtgtgaaaagaaagaaagaaagcaacTGCTGGTACTTACTTTGAGATTCGGATAGCCAAAGCATTGATAAGTAAGGAGGAGAGATATGGCGATGTTTATCTTGTTGTACAGAGATTAGAGTGTttatattttatttttctgGCTTTGGACCTACTCGCATCTGTGGCGTAGTTGATGAGGCGCAGTGAAAAGGAGATGGGAAGTcgagaaatcaaagtaCTGGCGGGCGGGCTGCTGCATTGAATACGTACGTCCTTCATAGTCAAgctcattttcttttttcttcttcttagcTAACAAGTGATGCCCCAGAACAATCCATCTTTGAATGTGTTTGATCCAAATTTGGAAACTCCAAGCGAGCCTCCTCCTTCATACGAGGACTCTGTTTCTGATCCTTCTATAGACATGAACCAATTACAGGCCCAAAGCAGTCAGTACGGTCGACCTCCAGAACCTCCGCCGCGGCCCAGTTTTCAGCACCCTTCCACAAGTTCATATGATCCCTACAGCTCAAACGGCTCCAGTATTTTCAATAGTTCGAATGCCTCTAACAGCAGTAGCAAAGTTAACGACCTCTATACCAACAATCTTAGTCTTCCCTGGCGATATCCAAAGGGATATCTTTGCAAAAAGTGTAAAAACACCGGATAtgacaagaaaaaaagaaagtgcAAGAAATGCTGGCCAAAGTTTTCACCAAAGTCACCGCCAAAGCCGTCCAGGCCGTCGAGACCTTCGGGTTTGGTTCCTACAGCGACCGGCATCAACCCAGGTGTTATCAAGCTTCCCCCTGGTGCAGTAACAGCGCCATATTCTGCGTACCCTCAAACCGGAATGCCTACAATAGTTCAACCGGGGGACCCCAGAATAGGAGGCCAGCTGTGTTATAGATGTCACGGCAGGGGACAGGTtcacttctttttggatttggaaaCCTGCCCGGTTTGTAGGGGACTGGGAAGAATTGGCTGATGGATTTAGCAATTATTGAAGTCTAATTGACTCAAGGTGACGGCAACCTTCCCCTACCCCACAGGCAACCGCGGCCTAAATCTACCAGGCGCTTTGGGGCGCGCTGTGTGGCTCTATGAAGTATTGATTCGTTGCGAActgtttcttctcatcGGTCTCATTTGAAAGATAATGATTCAGAATCCCCCAACTTATGCCGAAGCTACGGCTGCAGAAGCCGTTCCTCCTGCTTCTCCTGCCCCTAGAAGAGAGTGCAGAGAGCTCAAAAAAGAGCAAGAAGGTCGTTCGCATTCATGTTCGGGACCTTTCTTTATTTACCCTATAGTGcatttggccaaatccGGTTATAAGTATGTAAAGAAGCAACATAATGAGCATACTGCCGCTTGAATAATATATATCTAATCAATCCTCAAACAACTCATTAACTGCCGCGTAGTTAATCTTCTTACTCAAAGACTTCTTCTGCAGTAACCTACGTGCACTATCTGCAGGACTAGCCGCATCTCCAAGAGCCTCTGACAATCCATACGGTGTGGCGTCGTTTTGGAGATATGCGTTCAAACCAGCCGAATCCGTGCCAGCGTTCTCGGTGCTGCCGTTTTCATTGTTATTgtgctttctcttcttcctaaTATGTGCTGTATGTCCTGCAAT is a window encoding:
- a CDS encoding uncharacterized protein (BUSCO:EOG09342HGK) — its product is MTSTSPAKRKRVILRLRPIAYSQNDLDTPPKAPTLEEEDIVNGRPFYSTDEVPYDKRGFKYTACRPNPYFKSTMYSTTDLPPYGVRLSYFDRCPDLLINKEMNEATVMRGWRSCRTNVGIREGKWYFEYKLEKCNDGESNVRFGIGRKEASVETPVGYDGYGYGFRDEHGQKVHLSKPTKFLKDGEEFHSGDVVGLLVELPNMKIQMDIAKRQIKDRTTTDPAEKEAEDAKREQSPASVLDEPDFSQVGVIRDVIPIKYRNRLFFEQYEYTSSKPMDHLLYPVTVFGEKAVRDKKKFKPARLPGSRITLYKNGECKGVAFEGLFAFLPPCSEQKQLNINLHRKSDHFYVGRDDGSLGYYPMISCYDKGSVKINTGSQLECVPPDLESQIEKGEIRLLASRYNEQVIEGYVYDLMDETINTYLDREEARPNQEKKASPLPI
- a CDS encoding uncharacterized protein (BUSCO:EOG09341U9D); this encodes MSLKQIQSVSRRYNVFTSIRVPRKDEVGLAKLRASIKDNFATIRETTTCGSRILNDYISPFNSTVVRLLEQSGTTTIVGKTNMDEFGMGNSTLNSFYGPTLNPLYVQEEDIVSEYKEKKFWTPKAKADSKVINKSVLYEKPQDSEGYDENSYLKPVMKQNYTIDKQMRIIGGSSGGAAASVALDLVDFAIGSDTGGSIRLPACYTSTFGFKPSYGRISRWGLISYAQSLDTVGIISKKLPVIDKVFRMLDRYDSADPTSLAENKRVREEGNWYPGGRKVRIGVPVEFRLGNMRVEIKQELVDLLTRLKRSKLVEIYPVSVPSIKYSLPTYYTLVTSEASSNLSRFDGIRYGYRADEFSETEPEFTVTRSKGFGEEVKRRITLGTFSLSSYGFDSHFMKATKLRSILINEFNSIFIDKHMLLPETSGNNKKGVDFIICPTSVDKPPLISDYYSTSPVESYLNDVMTIPPSLAGLPTMNVPCGKSTGFQLIGQFGWDYKVMKFSEVLAEVCQTCI
- the GOT1 gene encoding Golgi Transport (EggNog:ENOG41), with the protein product MLWLSESQKFGVFFTASGVVLFLVGIMALFDSALLAMGNVLFVLGLVLIIGPHKTVYFFSRTEKLRGSLCFLFGILLILLKHSFIGFIIESFGILGLFGEFFATMVQFLRSLPFIGPILSNPIVAPVIDKMAGVRVLPV